TGTTCGTCTGGAGATGTGTCGGCCGGTTCGATACCGTCGGTGTCGTCGGCTGGTTCGTTGGTTTGCCATTCTTCTTGCGCCACTTCCATTCCCACAGCGATCGCTTCTTGCAATCGCCCGAGGAAGCTATCCCAACGGCGATGGACGACATGGGAAATCCGGTTGGCACGCAATTGCATGCTGGTGGACATATCTTCGGCAAGTTCTGGTATGGCGGCGCTGGATTTGCGAGCCAAATACCGCAGGCGCTGGCGGCGGCGCGACGATAGCCAAATACCGGTTGCCGCACCAGCTACAGTTCCTACCAGCATGCCTCCGAGAAAGGCCCCATAGCGTTTCTTAGACATTGTAATAATTGGTTGGTTGGTTGAACAGCTGATTGAGGCATTGGCTGCATTCTACCAAGATTTGCGAGTATATCGCCGCGATCGCGAGGATCGCTGCTGCCAAAATTTCTGTAGGTTTCTCAATACCGATACAATTTTTTGCAATTGTTGCAGTTGCCAGTTGAGTTGCCGGTATTTTTCCCGCAAACGCCCCGTTCCCTGTTCGGCTAGGGCGATCGCACCAGGAGATTGGCGCAACCCGTTATGGGTACTGCGTTCGGCTCTGGCAACGGTATCGGCTACATTTCCCAATGTACGACCTACCTGCCAAATTTTCCAAGCCAGGTAAAATCCCAATAGCGATAGCAATGTATTAACGACGAGGACAAAAACCAGCATTTTTACTTATAACCTAGAATCGGCAGGGGAGAACCAGATCCCTAAATCTACAGACGGAGCGATGCCGATCGTACGGCATTCACCCATCGTGGCTGCAGAGACTTTCAGAGAAAAATTCACCTTAAAAACGTAGTCAGTTCGTTAAGACTTAGGCTGGTCAGCTACCTGAAGCTGCAGGCATGAACAACCCCCCGTGCTTCAGCTGGGGGAGCTGACAATTTCCCGCTACTATTGAACAACTAGAAAATTTTGGGGTTGGCTACGAACTTTGGTTCTGATTCTGCCAGTTTCTAGTTTTCTACCATTGTCCGACCGGATCGAGCGTTCTTTTGCTATATTTTCGCCGTACAATACTACAATTGTAGTATGCTACCCAACGATGTTGACAGAATTTTTACAGGAGGAACTCCCATGCGAACCATAACACACACATCCACCACAGAAATGGAAGTAACAAGCATTCGCCTGGAAAAAGCTTTAAAGGAAAAATTAAAATTTCTTGCGGGAAATCAAGGCTACCAGGCTTTAATTCGAGAGGTTTTGTGGAGCTACATCCAAGAAAAATCCGGCGAATACACGCCTCAAGTTTCTAAAGATGATATTCGTGCCACCATTCCTGCCACTGCCCAAAGAGAAGAACGCTGTGCGCTCACGGGCACAGCGATCGCACCGCAAGACCCCATGTTACTTGGATTTACCGTACGTGGCAATATCGTTCCCCTTACCGCCGACAGTATCGACACCGAACTTTGAAAGCCCTTCCAAGCTTCATCTGGGAAAGAGGAGAACTACGCGCGATCGCTACAATAGGGGAAATTCTCCCTTTCCCAACCAAATCCATTACGAAGCCAAGGTATAATTTTCCGGTAGCGTAGCATTCGTGAGATCGGCATCGGTTAAATCGGCATCTAACAAACAAGCATCCCGCAAGCTCGCCTCCCGCAAATTAGCTCCATGCAAACACGCACCTTCGAGATTGGTGCCCCAAAGATACGCACCGCTGAGATTCGCTCCCCTGAGATCGGCTTCCGCAAAATTCGCCAAATTTAAATTTGCCCCCCGCAAATCCGCATGTTGCAGCTGGGCATTGGCAAAATCCGTTTTCATGAGATTTGCCTCGCTAAAGTGCGTATCCTTGAGTTGGCTATCGTGCAAATCGGCTTTTTTAAGAATTCCTTCATCCACATCGGCAACCCGAATTCTTGCCTCGCTGAGATCGGCACCAGTAAAATCAATGCCGTGCAGTCTAACGCCGCTCATTTTGACCCCACTCAAGTCTAATCCACTAAAGTCTACCCCTTCCAAGCTAATCCCATTGAGAAAGGCACCGCTGAGTTTTACCCCATTTAACTGAGCCCCCTGCAAAATGGCACCACTGAGTTTGGCTTCGCTGAGATTCGCCCAGTTGAGGTTGGCACCGCTAAGGTTAGCAGCACGGAAATTAATCCCCGTTAAATTGGCACCGCATAAATTCACCCGCGACAGATTGGCTCGATAAAAACTCACCCAAGTTAAAATCGCGCCGCTGAGTTTGGCATCCCGTAGGTCAGCCCGTTCCAGCTGTGCCCCTTTTAAATTTGCCTTGGTTAAATCAGCAGAACGCAGCAAACAATCTTGTAACTTAGCAAAGCTCAAATCCGTACCGTACAAAAAAGCATTGCAAAGGTTGGCACCTACCAAAAATGCCCGAGACAAATTACCGCGGGCAAAAGAAGCGTTTTCCAGGTGGGCGCGGGATAAATGAATTTGTTCTAGATGGGTACCAATCAAATTAGCCCCTGGCAAGGAAACTTCCTTAAAATTTCTTTCTCCGCTCTTATACTTTCTTAATAACTCATTGCTATCCATAACCCTCTCTCCGTCAAAAAAACACTGGTGGACATCGTGCTTATTTTCTTTCATCGTGCCGCATTGCTAGCCGCAATTGAGAAATCTGTATTGGTTATTTACATCTTTTATTGTTTTTTAAAAAATCTTTTCTCCCGGCAAGATTGCTAGCAATAACGCTTTTGAAGGAAACCAAATTGCTATATAATAAATAGCCTGCAACGCTGTTTGCGAACTGGGGAACGGGATAGCAAGCGAATGGCTTTTTTTCTCTTCTCTGGTTCGATCGCTTCTGGTTTCGGACCCCCTATCAAAGCAATGCCATGTCTACGACCATTTCCGTATCCCTGCCCGATAATAGCTATCCCATTCATATTGTTCCCGGGATGTTAGACCGTTTAGGTTCGTATTTGGCAGAACTCAACCCGGGCAAAAAAGTGTTGTTGGTTTCCAACCAAACCATTTTCCCCCATTACGGCGATCGCGCGATCGCATCTTTACAAGCATCAGGATTTGACGTTGCCACCTACCAACTCCCCGATGGCGAAGCTTACAAAACCCTCGATTCCATCTCCCAAATTTACGACGCTGCCCTAGACCATCGTTTGGAGCGATCGTCTACCATGGTAGCGTTAGGCGGTGGTGTCGTTGGCGATATGACCGGATTCGCTGCTGCTACCTGGCTGCGGGGCATTCACTTCGTACAAGTACCCACCAGCTTGCTAGCCATGGTGGATGCTTCGGTAGGCGGCAAAACCGGCGTGAACCATCCCCAAGGCAAAAACTTAATCGGGGCTTTTTACCAACCGCGTTTGGTTGCCATCGACCCAGATGTGTTGCAAACCTTACCAGAAAGGGAATTTCGCGCTGGCATGGCGGAAGTTATCAAATACGGCATTATCTGGGATGTAGAATTGTTCTTACAGCTAGAAAAAGCCCAGCGTTTGGATAGCTTCGTCCATTTAAGCCACGACCTGTTGGAAATTATTTTATCCCGTTCGGTACAAAGCAAAGCCGATGTGGTCGCCAAAGACGAAAAAGAAGCCGGTTTGCGCGCTATTTTAAACTACGGACATACCATTGCCCATGCCATCGAAACCCTCACCCACTATCAAGGAGTCAACCACGGAGAAGCTGTTGCCATTGGCATGGTTGCCGCCAGTCGCATTGCCGCCAAAATGGGAATGTGGGATCCGCAAAGCGATCGCCGCCAGTATGCCATCATTGAAAAAGCTGGATTGCCCACCCAACTGCCGGCGGGATTGAATATTGACGAAATTGTGGCTACCCTACAAAAAGATAAAAAAGTACAAGCGGGCAAAGTGCGTTTTATCTTACCCGAAAAAATTGGACAAGCCACCATCAGCGATCGCGTCATGCCCGAAACCGTCAAAGAAGTGTTGCAGGATATGCTACCAGCATAACCCACGCCATTGAAGCAATCGCATTTCGGGAATTGTTATGGCTATTATTTCCTCCGCCAATCCCTCTCCCCATTCCAACCACAAAAAAAAGAAACCGGCAAAAGACCG
This is a stretch of genomic DNA from Geitlerinema sp. PCC 9228. It encodes these proteins:
- a CDS encoding pentapeptide repeat-containing protein; translated protein: MDSNELLRKYKSGERNFKEVSLPGANLIGTHLEQIHLSRAHLENASFARGNLSRAFLVGANLCNAFLYGTDLSFAKLQDCLLRSADLTKANLKGAQLERADLRDAKLSGAILTWVSFYRANLSRVNLCGANLTGINFRAANLSGANLNWANLSEAKLSGAILQGAQLNGVKLSGAFLNGISLEGVDFSGLDLSGVKMSGVRLHGIDFTGADLSEARIRVADVDEGILKKADLHDSQLKDTHFSEANLMKTDFANAQLQHADLRGANLNLANFAEADLRGANLSGAYLWGTNLEGACLHGANLREASLRDACLLDADLTDADLTNATLPENYTLAS
- the aroB gene encoding 3-dehydroquinate synthase, yielding MSTTISVSLPDNSYPIHIVPGMLDRLGSYLAELNPGKKVLLVSNQTIFPHYGDRAIASLQASGFDVATYQLPDGEAYKTLDSISQIYDAALDHRLERSSTMVALGGGVVGDMTGFAAATWLRGIHFVQVPTSLLAMVDASVGGKTGVNHPQGKNLIGAFYQPRLVAIDPDVLQTLPEREFRAGMAEVIKYGIIWDVELFLQLEKAQRLDSFVHLSHDLLEIILSRSVQSKADVVAKDEKEAGLRAILNYGHTIAHAIETLTHYQGVNHGEAVAIGMVAASRIAAKMGMWDPQSDRRQYAIIEKAGLPTQLPAGLNIDEIVATLQKDKKVQAGKVRFILPEKIGQATISDRVMPETVKEVLQDMLPA